The following proteins come from a genomic window of Buchnera aphidicola (Protaphis terricola):
- the rnt gene encoding ribonuclease T, with the protein MSITQKFNLLNSRFRSFYPVVIDIETAGFNPKTDAVLEIALITLKMDKLGWLHKENTFHFHIEPFKGSTINSDAIAFNKIDPFNPLRGAISEKLAIKSILETVENGIKIEGCSKGIIVAHNASFDHNFLMAAIQRVQTKQNPFHPFVTFDTAALSGLVVGETVLAKACKAIGLTFDNNQAHSALYDSLQTANLFCELVNRWKRLGGWPINLKENKNISTY; encoded by the coding sequence ATGTCTATCACGCAAAAATTTAATTTATTAAATAGCAGATTTCGTAGCTTTTATCCTGTAGTTATCGACATAGAAACAGCTGGTTTTAATCCTAAAACTGATGCAGTGTTAGAAATTGCTTTAATTACATTAAAAATGGATAAATTAGGATGGTTGCATAAAGAAAACACATTTCATTTTCATATCGAACCGTTTAAAGGTTCCACTATTAATTCTGATGCAATTGCTTTTAATAAAATAGATCCATTTAATCCATTACGTGGTGCTATTAGCGAAAAATTAGCAATTAAATCAATATTAGAAACAGTAGAAAATGGAATTAAAATTGAAGGTTGTAGTAAAGGTATTATAGTTGCTCACAATGCTAGCTTTGATCATAATTTTTTAATGGCTGCAATACAGAGAGTACAAACAAAACAAAATCCATTTCATCCATTTGTTACATTTGATACAGCAGCTCTAAGTGGGTTAGTTGTAGGAGAAACAGTTCTTGCAAAAGCATGTAAAGCTATTGGATTAACATTTGATAATAATCAAGCACATTCTGCGCTTTATGATAGCTTGCAAACTGCAAACCTTTTTTGTGAACTAGTAAACCGTTGGAAACGCTTAGGTGGATGGCCAATAAACCTTAAAGAAAATAAAAATATTTCTACATATTAA
- a CDS encoding Fe-Mn family superoxide dismutase, with protein MSYLLPVLPYSYDALEPYFDEQTMKIHHTKHHQNYINNTNIILKNTAFSSLTIEELMSIFNEISLEKKTALRNNAGGHINHSLFWNSLKIGTILNNSIKSELDKHFGSFEGFKNIFEEIAMNHFGSGWVWLVNQNGILNVVSTANQDNPLMGKIISNTYGEPILGLDIWEHAYYLKYQNRKLDYIKAFWNVVNWDEIDNRLQK; from the coding sequence ATGAGTTATTTATTACCTGTTTTACCTTACTCATATGATGCTTTAGAACCTTATTTTGATGAACAAACAATGAAAATTCATCATACAAAACATCATCAAAATTATATTAATAATACTAATATTATTTTAAAAAATACTGCTTTTTCATCTCTGACAATTGAAGAGCTAATGTCTATATTTAATGAAATAAGTTTAGAAAAGAAAACTGCTTTACGTAATAATGCAGGAGGTCATATAAATCATAGTCTTTTTTGGAATTCTTTAAAAATTGGCACTATATTAAATAATAGTATAAAATCAGAATTAGATAAACATTTTGGTAGTTTTGAAGGTTTTAAAAATATATTTGAAGAAATAGCTATGAATCATTTTGGTTCAGGTTGGGTATGGTTAGTAAATCAAAATGGTATACTTAATGTTGTTTCTACTGCAAATCAAGATAATCCATTAATGGGAAAAATAATATCAAACACTTATGGTGAACCAATTTTAGGTTTAGATATTTGGGAGCATGCTTATTATTTAAAATATCAAAATAGAAAATTAGATTATATTAAAGCATTTTGGAATGTAGTAAATTGGGATGAAATAGATAATCGTTTACAAAAATAG
- the pth gene encoding aminoacyl-tRNA hydrolase, with translation MIVGLSNPKNKYHKTRHNVGSWYIYSLAKYFSAYLKEEKKFFGFITFININSNKIRLFVPNIFMNINGEVIYKVASFYRIYLNEILVVHDDLDLEVGKSKLKYSYGHGGHNGLKSIINNFNKKINFYRFRIGIGRPKNKNEISSFVLSSPISEEKNLIKISIQHAIKKTHILLNTNF, from the coding sequence ATGATTGTTGGATTATCTAATCCTAAAAATAAGTATCATAAAACACGTCATAATGTTGGTTCTTGGTATATTTATTCTTTAGCAAAATATTTTTCTGCATACTTAAAAGAAGAAAAAAAATTTTTTGGTTTTATTACATTTATTAATATTAATTCAAATAAAATTAGATTATTTGTACCTAATATTTTTATGAATATTAATGGTGAAGTAATTTATAAAGTAGCTTCTTTTTATCGGATTTATTTAAATGAAATATTAGTAGTACATGATGATTTAGACTTAGAAGTTGGAAAATCAAAATTAAAATATAGTTATGGACATGGTGGTCATAATGGATTAAAAAGTATTATAAATAATTTTAATAAAAAAATTAATTTTTATAGATTTAGAATTGGTATTGGTCGACCTAAAAATAAAAATGAAATATCATCTTTTGTGCTTTCATCACCTATATCTGAAGAAAAAAATTTAATTAAAATATCTATTCAACATGCTATAAAAAAAACTCATATATTATTAAATACTAATTTTTAA
- the ychF gene encoding redox-regulated ATPase YchF, which yields MSFKCGIIGLPNVGKSTLFNALTKKNATVANFPFCTIKPNVGIVLVPDFRIEELAKIIFPKKIVHAYIEFVDIAGLVKNASKGDGLGNQFLTNIKDTQAIIHVVRCFKDNNIIHIYNEINPKNDVEIINSELILSDFDICQKSITRLEKNFKNNVKQIDKKLIILKKCLNHLKKFLMLKTLNLNTFEKQLIHEFRFLTLKPTIYVANINENKESLIFLNQLYEVAKKENSMVIPIFSNLELDLIKMNIEEQKDFMKAFNIKYLGLNKVIEFGYKILNLITFFTVGVKEIHAWSIPEGSTSIQAAHKIHSDFSKGFIRAQIIKYSDFIKYKSEIKLKEMGKCKIEGKDYKMKDGDIVNFLFNI from the coding sequence ATGAGTTTTAAATGCGGTATTATAGGGCTTCCAAATGTTGGAAAATCTACTTTATTTAATGCACTTACAAAAAAAAATGCTACAGTTGCCAATTTTCCATTTTGTACTATTAAACCTAATGTTGGAATTGTTTTAGTGCCTGATTTTAGAATTGAAGAGCTTGCTAAAATTATTTTTCCTAAAAAAATAGTACATGCATATATAGAATTTGTAGATATTGCTGGTTTAGTAAAAAATGCATCTAAAGGCGATGGATTAGGTAATCAATTTTTAACTAATATTAAAGATACACAAGCTATTATACATGTAGTTCGTTGTTTTAAAGATAATAATATCATTCATATTTATAATGAAATTAATCCAAAAAACGATGTAGAAATTATCAATTCTGAACTTATATTATCTGATTTTGATATATGTCAAAAATCTATAACAAGGTTAGAAAAAAATTTTAAAAACAATGTAAAACAAATAGATAAAAAGTTAATTATTTTAAAAAAATGTCTAAATCATTTAAAAAAATTTTTAATGTTAAAAACATTAAATTTAAATACCTTTGAAAAACAACTGATTCATGAGTTTCGTTTTTTAACTTTAAAACCAACTATATATGTTGCAAATATCAATGAAAATAAAGAATCTTTAATTTTTTTAAATCAGTTATATGAAGTTGCAAAGAAAGAAAATTCAATGGTTATTCCAATTTTTTCTAATTTAGAATTAGATTTAATTAAAATGAATATAGAAGAACAAAAAGATTTTATGAAAGCTTTTAATATAAAATATTTAGGTTTGAATAAAGTTATTGAATTTGGTTATAAAATACTTAATTTAATAACATTTTTTACAGTTGGTGTTAAAGAAATTCATGCTTGGTCAATACCTGAGGGTAGTACAAGTATTCAAGCTGCTCATAAAATACATAGTGATTTTAGTAAAGGTTTTATTCGTGCTCAAATTATTAAATATTCAGATTTTATTAAATATAAAAGTGAAATTAAATTAAAAGAGATGGGAAAATGTAAAATAGAAGGAAAAGATTATAAAATGAAAGATGGTGATATTGTTAATTTTTTATTTAATATTTAA
- the thrC gene encoding threonine synthase: MKLYNLKNHCEQVNFETAIKLGLGEQQGLFFPVKIPVITPFELSKILEMDFITRSTEILDKFINGEISKKILYEHVKKAFSFQKPLKVKIKKNISCFELFHGPTLAFKDFGARFMAQMIFSLNKKNESCTILTATSGDTGAAVAHAFYKMKNIRVIILYPKGKISLLQEQLFCTLGENITTISINGSFDDCQNLVKTAFNDKKLKKFIGLNSANSINISRLLAQICYYFEAFSLISKDQRKNLVISVPCGNFGNLTAGLLAKSLGLPIKSFIACTNSNDTVPRFLKTKKWEPKKTISTISNAMDISQPNNWPRIEEIFNRNNWNLKNLRFGSVSDITTKKTIKELFKLGYVSEPHAAIAYRLLNDQLKQDEYGLFLGTAHPSKFKDTVEEILNNNIKLPDEINNRINLPLLSHNIDPNFNILKKFLLN, encoded by the coding sequence ATGAAACTTTATAATTTAAAAAATCATTGTGAACAAGTGAACTTTGAAACTGCTATAAAACTTGGTTTAGGAGAGCAACAAGGTTTATTTTTTCCAGTAAAAATACCAGTTATAACACCTTTTGAATTATCAAAAATATTAGAAATGGATTTTATTACAAGAAGTACTGAAATACTTGATAAATTTATTAATGGTGAAATATCTAAAAAAATACTATATGAGCATGTAAAAAAAGCATTTTCATTTCAAAAACCATTAAAAGTTAAAATAAAAAAAAATATAAGTTGCTTTGAGTTATTTCATGGTCCAACATTAGCATTTAAAGATTTTGGTGCTCGTTTTATGGCTCAAATGATATTTTCTTTAAATAAAAAAAATGAATCTTGTACTATTTTAACTGCAACATCAGGAGATACTGGTGCAGCAGTTGCACATGCATTTTATAAAATGAAAAATATTCGAGTAATTATTCTATACCCTAAAGGAAAAATTAGCTTATTACAAGAACAACTATTTTGTACTTTAGGAGAAAATATTACAACTATATCAATTAATGGTAGTTTTGATGATTGCCAAAATTTAGTTAAAACAGCTTTCAACGATAAAAAATTAAAAAAATTTATTGGCTTAAATTCAGCAAATTCTATTAATATTAGTCGTTTATTAGCACAAATATGTTACTATTTTGAAGCTTTTTCATTAATTTCAAAAGATCAAAGAAAGAATTTAGTTATTTCTGTTCCATGCGGGAATTTTGGAAATTTAACTGCTGGATTATTAGCTAAATCTTTAGGTCTTCCAATTAAATCTTTCATAGCATGTACAAACTCTAATGATACTGTCCCAAGATTTTTAAAAACTAAAAAATGGGAACCAAAAAAAACTATCTCAACTATCTCTAATGCTATGGATATTAGTCAACCAAATAACTGGCCTAGAATTGAAGAAATATTTAATAGAAATAATTGGAATTTAAAAAATTTAAGATTTGGAAGTGTATCAGATATAACTACAAAAAAAACAATTAAAGAACTTTTTAAACTAGGATATGTATCTGAACCACATGCTGCAATTGCATATCGATTATTAAATGATCAATTAAAACAAGATGAATATGGTTTATTTCTAGGAACTGCGCATCCATCAAAATTTAAAGATACTGTTGAAGAAATTTTAAATAATAATATTAAATTACCAGATGAGATTAATAACCGAATTAATTTACCATTATTATCTCATAATATTGATCCAAATTTTAATATACTTAAAAAATTTTTATTAAATTAA
- the thrB gene encoding homoserine kinase, with protein sequence MIKIYAPASIGNIGVGFDILGAAIKPINGYFLGDLITIKLSQNFQLNNRGIFSNQLPINNQHNIVWKCWSKFCKKIKKNIPVSIILEKNLPIGSGLGSSACSIVATLVAINEIFNTPLNSKELLLLMGEVEGEISGGIHYDNVAPSYLGGIQLILEDYNIISQKIPHFKNWFWIIAWPGIKLSTAEARKILPNNYTRDICIKNSRYLASFIHASYTNQSNLAAKYMQEFIAEPYRSKLLPNFLKNKEKIKKLGAISCGISGSGPTIFAISENIKIAQKISLWLTKNYLQNDTGFVHICYIDTKGARKIG encoded by the coding sequence ATGATTAAAATTTATGCACCAGCTTCCATTGGTAATATTGGAGTTGGATTTGATATTCTAGGTGCAGCCATAAAACCTATAAATGGTTACTTCTTAGGTGATCTTATTACAATTAAACTATCTCAAAATTTCCAACTAAATAATAGAGGAATTTTTTCTAATCAATTACCAATAAATAATCAACATAATATTGTTTGGAAATGTTGGTCTAAATTTTGTAAAAAAATAAAAAAAAATATTCCTGTTTCTATAATTTTAGAAAAAAATTTACCTATTGGTTCAGGATTAGGATCTAGTGCTTGTTCTATAGTTGCAACTCTAGTTGCAATTAATGAAATATTTAATACTCCATTAAATTCAAAAGAACTGCTATTACTTATGGGTGAAGTAGAAGGAGAAATATCAGGAGGAATTCATTATGATAATGTAGCTCCATCATATCTTGGAGGGATTCAATTAATCTTGGAAGATTATAATATCATTAGCCAAAAAATTCCACATTTTAAAAATTGGTTTTGGATAATAGCATGGCCGGGAATAAAATTATCTACTGCAGAAGCAAGAAAAATTTTACCTAATAATTACACAAGAGATATTTGTATTAAAAATAGCCGTTATTTAGCAAGTTTTATTCATGCATCATATACTAATCAATCTAATTTAGCAGCAAAATATATGCAAGAATTTATAGCAGAACCATATCGAAGTAAATTATTACCTAATTTTTTAAAAAATAAAGAAAAAATTAAAAAATTAGGAGCAATAAGTTGCGGAATATCTGGATCAGGGCCTACTATCTTTGCTATTTCAGAAAATATTAAAATTGCTCAAAAAATATCTTTATGGTTAACAAAAAACTATCTACAAAACGACACAGGATTTGTTCATATTTGTTATATAGATACGAAAGGTGCTAGAAAAATAGGATAA
- the thrA gene encoding bifunctional aspartate kinase/homoserine dehydrogenase I, with the protein MKLLKFGGTSLANAKKFLCVADIIEKNQINEQIAIVLSAPAKVTNYLVKISENNTNTKQLLEYANLSKNIFIEIIKNIKKIISYFNYEKTKKTIIKEFNELKKIIDNIISLKKCPESTKAIIISRGEILSICIMKNILQSLNHQVTIINPVKNLVSIGSYLNSIVNINESKKNIKKININNNDIILMPGFIAGNKKNEVVVLGRNGSDYSAAILAVCLKARICEIWTDVDGVFTSDPKKIFNTSLLKSISYEEARELSYFGAKVLHPRTIEPLENFNIPCVIKNTSNIKSKGTLICKTKNLNKTSLKGVTNLDNVTMYTISGSILKKTNNIFIRINKILTEKSINIILITQSSSKNNFSFCTFKKDQEKILSLFKQEFKLELENKLLDNMNINNNISILSVIGLNIYKKNNIISKIFSALNHPNINIFSIAQGSSKHSISIVIDKKNIFKNLQNVHNILFYNKKIINVFLIGAGGVGKALIKQILKQKKFLHNKNIEIKINAIANSKKILFSDNFIDLKNWEKNLQESTNKFNLEILNQLLKNNNFLNSVLIDCTADENLSKQYTNFLSLGLNVVTSNKKANTNSLEYYNNIRRTMLKTNKKFLYETNVGAGLPVIQTLQNLFNTGDNLICFQGILSGSLSFIFGRLEEGILLSKAIEEAKQLGFTEPNPYDDLSGIDVARKLLILAREIGYSIELKDIQIEPILPDFFKKYQDTKELLNKIKKIDCKFNQIVKKAKSLGNVLRFVGTIEKKGKCSVKIKQIHKKHPLYKVKNGENALTFYTNYYQPIPLVLRGYGAGNNVTASGVFSDLLRIIL; encoded by the coding sequence ATGAAACTATTAAAATTTGGTGGAACCTCACTAGCTAACGCAAAAAAGTTTTTATGTGTAGCTGATATTATAGAAAAAAATCAAATAAATGAACAAATTGCAATAGTTCTTTCAGCTCCTGCTAAAGTAACTAATTATCTAGTAAAAATTTCTGAAAATAATACTAATACTAAACAACTATTAGAATATGCTAATCTTTCAAAAAATATATTTATTGAAATTATAAAAAATATAAAAAAAATAATATCTTATTTTAACTATGAAAAAACAAAAAAAACAATTATAAAAGAGTTTAACGAATTAAAAAAAATTATAGATAATATTATATCATTAAAAAAATGTCCTGAAAGTACTAAAGCTATAATAATTTCTCGAGGAGAAATACTGTCTATTTGTATTATGAAAAATATATTACAATCCCTAAATCATCAAGTTACTATTATTAATCCTGTAAAAAACCTTGTATCTATAGGAAGTTACTTGAATTCAATAGTTAATATTAATGAATCTAAGAAAAATATAAAAAAAATAAATATAAATAATAACGATATTATTTTAATGCCAGGTTTTATTGCAGGTAACAAAAAAAATGAAGTAGTAGTATTAGGGCGTAATGGATCAGATTATTCTGCTGCAATATTAGCTGTTTGTTTAAAAGCAAGAATATGTGAAATATGGACAGATGTTGATGGAGTATTTACTTCGGATCCAAAGAAAATATTTAATACTTCCTTATTAAAATCTATATCATATGAAGAAGCAAGAGAACTATCTTATTTTGGAGCTAAAGTATTACACCCAAGAACTATTGAACCACTTGAAAATTTTAATATCCCATGCGTTATTAAAAATACTTCTAATATAAAATCTAAGGGTACATTAATTTGTAAAACAAAAAATTTAAATAAAACATCTTTAAAAGGTGTAACTAATTTAGATAATGTTACTATGTATACAATATCTGGTTCTATATTAAAAAAAACAAATAATATATTTATTCGAATAAATAAAATACTTACAGAAAAAAGCATTAATATTATCTTAATAACTCAATCTTCTTCAAAAAATAATTTTAGTTTTTGTACTTTTAAAAAAGATCAAGAAAAAATTCTATCTTTATTCAAACAAGAATTTAAATTAGAATTAGAAAACAAATTATTAGATAATATGAATATTAATAATAATATATCTATTTTATCTGTTATTGGTTTGAATATTTATAAAAAAAACAATATTATATCAAAAATTTTTTCTGCTTTAAATCATCCTAATATTAATATATTTTCAATTGCGCAAGGTTCTTCAAAACATTCCATATCAATAGTAATTGATAAAAAAAACATATTTAAAAATCTTCAAAATGTTCATAATATATTATTTTATAACAAAAAAATTATAAATGTTTTTTTAATTGGAGCAGGTGGAGTAGGAAAAGCTTTAATAAAACAAATATTAAAACAAAAAAAATTTTTACATAATAAAAATATAGAAATTAAAATTAATGCTATTGCTAACTCCAAAAAAATATTATTTTCAGATAACTTTATTGATCTAAAAAATTGGGAAAAAAACCTACAAGAATCAACAAATAAATTTAATCTTGAAATATTAAATCAATTATTAAAAAATAACAATTTTTTAAATTCTGTTTTAATTGATTGCACCGCAGACGAAAATTTATCAAAACAATATACTAATTTTCTTTCACTAGGATTAAATGTAGTTACATCCAATAAAAAAGCAAATACTAATTCATTAGAATATTATAATAATATTAGACGAACTATGTTAAAAACTAATAAAAAATTTTTATATGAAACTAATGTTGGAGCAGGATTACCTGTTATACAAACATTACAAAATCTATTTAATACAGGTGATAATCTAATTTGTTTTCAAGGTATTCTATCTGGTTCTTTATCTTTTATTTTTGGTAGATTAGAAGAAGGTATTTTATTATCAAAAGCTATTGAAGAAGCTAAACAACTAGGATTTACTGAGCCTAATCCATATGATGATTTATCAGGAATAGATGTTGCAAGAAAATTATTAATTCTAGCTCGTGAAATCGGATATTCAATAGAATTAAAAGATATTCAAATTGAACCAATATTACCTGACTTTTTTAAGAAATATCAAGATACTAAAGAACTTTTAAATAAAATAAAAAAAATAGACTGTAAATTTAATCAAATAGTAAAAAAAGCAAAAAGTTTAGGCAACGTATTACGATTTGTTGGAACAATAGAAAAAAAAGGAAAATGTTCAGTAAAAATCAAACAAATTCATAAGAAACATCCATTATATAAAGTAAAAAATGGCGAAAATGCACTGACATTCTATACAAATTATTATCAACCAATTCCTCTTGTATTAAGAGGATATGGTGCTGGTAACAATGTTACTGCCTCTGGAGTATTTTCAGACCTACTACGTATAATATTATAA
- the hpt gene encoding hypoxanthine phosphoribosyltransferase — MKHIIKVIFSEKELNIRVRELGQEITKKYKNSSNKMILIALLRGSFVFIADLCRSIKVEHEVDFMTTSSYGRGIISSGDVKIIKDLDEDIYNKNVLIVEDIIDSGKTLSKVLGILKLRNPKSLSICTLLDKPECREVNINVDFIGFSIPDDFMVGYGIDYAQCYRYLPYIGKVVFKK, encoded by the coding sequence ATGAAACATATTATTAAAGTTATTTTTTCTGAAAAAGAGTTAAATATTCGTGTACGTGAACTAGGTCAAGAAATTACTAAAAAATATAAAAATAGTTCAAATAAAATGATATTAATTGCTTTATTACGTGGTTCATTTGTATTTATAGCAGATTTATGTCGAAGTATAAAAGTTGAGCATGAAGTTGATTTTATGACAACATCTAGTTATGGACGCGGTATTATATCCAGTGGTGATGTAAAAATTATTAAAGATTTAGATGAGGATATATATAATAAAAATGTTTTAATTGTTGAAGATATTATTGATTCTGGAAAGACTTTAAGCAAAGTATTAGGTATTTTAAAATTAAGAAATCCGAAATCTTTATCAATTTGTACACTTCTAGATAAGCCTGAATGTCGAGAAGTAAATATTAATGTTGATTTCATAGGTTTTTCAATACCTGATGATTTTATGGTTGGTTATGGAATAGATTATGCTCAATGTTATCGTTATTTACCATATATTGGAAAAGTAGTATTTAAGAAATAA
- the panC gene encoding pantoate--beta-alanine ligase: MNIIKKINILYKEIQLLKKKQKIIGLIPTMGNLHEGHIQLMLLSKKYIDILVVSIFINPMQFENLLDFKKYPKTLSKDLKILKKENVDIVFIPKISEIYPNGFKKHTYIQVPKLSKIIEGQSRPGHFIGVTTIIGKLFNLIQPNFSFFGEKDYQQLLIIKTVVKELNYPIKIISLPTIRLKTGLAFSSRNKYLNNLELKKAPLLYKTINTTINNIIHTKGKKINTIILNSKKNLIKNGFLIDIFNVYNAKTLDNFSIKNKINILLASVWLGKTRLIDNKKFILPN, translated from the coding sequence ATGAATATAATAAAAAAAATAAATATTTTATATAAAGAAATTCAACTACTTAAAAAAAAACAAAAAATAATAGGATTAATACCTACAATGGGAAATCTTCACGAAGGCCATATTCAATTAATGTTATTATCTAAAAAATATATTGATATTTTAGTAGTAAGTATATTTATTAATCCTATGCAATTTGAAAATTTATTAGATTTTAAAAAATATCCTAAAACTTTATCAAAAGATTTAAAAATTTTAAAAAAAGAAAACGTAGACATTGTTTTTATTCCTAAAATATCTGAAATTTATCCTAATGGTTTTAAAAAACATACATATATTCAAGTTCCTAAGTTATCTAAAATTATTGAAGGCCAATCAAGACCTGGTCATTTTATAGGAGTTACTACAATAATTGGGAAATTATTTAATTTAATACAACCTAATTTTTCATTTTTTGGTGAAAAAGATTATCAACAGTTGTTAATTATAAAAACTGTAGTTAAAGAACTTAATTATCCTATCAAAATTATCAGTTTACCCACTATTCGATTAAAAACTGGATTAGCTTTTAGTTCAAGAAATAAATATTTAAATAATTTAGAACTTAAAAAAGCTCCTTTATTATATAAAACTATAAATACAACTATTAATAATATTATTCATACTAAAGGAAAAAAAATAAACACTATTATTCTTAATTCAAAAAAAAACCTAATAAAAAATGGTTTTTTAATCGATATATTTAATGTATATAACGCAAAAACACTTGATAATTTCTCTATAAAAAATAAAATAAATATTCTTCTAGCATCTGTTTGGTTAGGTAAAACTCGTTTAATTGATAATAAAAAATTTATATTACCTAACTAA
- the panB gene encoding 3-methyl-2-oxobutanoate hydroxymethyltransferase produces the protein MTAIHIDTLQNWKTKKNKFAAITAYDFSFSKLFANQGIPVILVGDSLGMTIQGHNSTIPVTIQNIEYHTKAVRKGAPNVFLISDLPFMSYYQVNQALKNTAKIIQSGANMIKIEGGKHLINIIKELSNRSILVCGHIGLTPQYINYLNGYKVQGKTEKSAKKIIEDALLLEDAGIKMLVLECIPSVLAKIITEKLSIPVIGIGAGRYTDGQILVMQDILGITEGKKLKFVKNFLSQSGSIQNAIQTYIDEVKKGIFPNQKYSF, from the coding sequence ATGACAGCTATACATATTGATACATTGCAAAATTGGAAAACTAAAAAGAATAAATTTGCTGCTATTACGGCTTATGATTTTAGTTTTTCTAAATTATTCGCAAACCAAGGTATTCCAGTTATCCTTGTTGGAGATTCTCTTGGAATGACTATACAAGGACATAATTCAACAATACCTGTAACTATTCAAAATATTGAATATCACACAAAAGCAGTAAGAAAAGGAGCTCCAAATGTTTTTTTAATATCTGATTTACCATTTATGTCATATTATCAAGTTAATCAAGCTTTAAAAAATACCGCTAAAATTATTCAGTCTGGCGCTAATATGATTAAAATTGAAGGTGGCAAACATTTAATTAATATTATCAAAGAATTATCTAATAGATCTATATTAGTATGTGGGCACATAGGATTAACTCCACAATATATAAACTATTTAAATGGATATAAAGTACAAGGAAAAACAGAAAAAAGTGCAAAAAAAATAATAGAAGACGCATTATTACTTGAAGATGCAGGAATTAAAATGTTAGTACTTGAATGTATTCCTTCTGTATTAGCTAAAATAATTACTGAAAAATTGTCTATTCCAGTAATTGGAATAGGAGCAGGAAGATATACCGATGGTCAAATACTAGTTATGCAAGATATATTAGGAATAACTGAAGGAAAAAAATTAAAATTTGTAAAAAACTTTTTATCTCAAAGTGGAAGTATTCAAAATGCAATTCAAACATATATTGATGAAGTAAAAAAAGGTATTTTTCCTAATCAAAAATATAGTTTTTAA
- the dksA gene encoding RNA polymerase-binding protein DksA, which produces MTKKNQKKKSSLNVLSLAGLQPYQKKTNEQYMNKNQILHFKKILETWKNQLKFEIDHTLLYIQDKSTNFPDPIDRAAQEEEFSLELRNQDRSQKLIKKIEITLKKINNNDFGYCNSCGIEIGIRRLEARPTASLCIDCKTLAEIREKQMAG; this is translated from the coding sequence ATGACAAAAAAAAACCAAAAAAAAAAATCTTCTTTAAATGTTCTTTCTTTAGCTGGTTTGCAGCCTTATCAAAAAAAAACAAATGAACAATATATGAACAAGAATCAAATATTACATTTTAAAAAAATTCTTGAAACATGGAAAAATCAACTAAAATTTGAAATTGATCATACTCTACTTTATATACAAGATAAATCGACAAATTTTCCAGATCCAATTGATAGAGCAGCACAAGAAGAAGAATTTAGTTTAGAATTAAGAAATCAAGATAGAAGTCAAAAACTAATAAAAAAAATCGAAATAACTCTAAAAAAGATAAATAATAATGATTTTGGATATTGCAATTCCTGTGGAATTGAAATTGGAATACGTCGATTAGAAGCTAGACCAACTGCAAGTTTATGTATTGACTGTAAAACATTAGCAGAAATAAGAGAAAAACAAATGGCTGGATAA